A single Candidatus Thermoplasmatota archaeon DNA region contains:
- a CDS encoding glycosyltransferase: MKTSVIVITRNAEYYIRDLLDSLIGQIKPPHEIIVTDANSKDNTQKIVQEYAKNYAFIKLFVKAGTRAEGRNFGVSKATGDIVAFIDADAIANAYWIQEIEETMKTADVVAGKEVRFGFQGFSSLPRVGMIHRGVDITYPSVNLAYKKNVFDEIHGFDPWFKEAEEIDLNYRAVEAGYTLVYNEKVIVYHRARETFLGFIKQSFWYGFGRKELTLKHGDLWSAYDPIKMVQVKKDESLWKLVRLGIAFFGYMFCRFIGKKTETKERLRASQASER, translated from the coding sequence ATGAAGACAAGTGTCATCGTTATTACCCGAAACGCAGAATATTATATCAGAGATTTACTCGATAGTCTTATCGGCCAGATCAAACCACCTCATGAGATCATTGTAACCGATGCGAACAGCAAGGATAACACCCAAAAAATAGTACAAGAGTACGCGAAGAACTATGCATTTATCAAATTGTTTGTCAAAGCAGGGACTCGAGCAGAAGGGAGAAATTTTGGGGTATCAAAAGCAACCGGCGATATTGTTGCGTTCATTGATGCTGATGCTATTGCCAATGCATACTGGATTCAGGAAATCGAGGAAACCATGAAGACTGCTGATGTGGTCGCTGGGAAGGAAGTTCGGTTTGGTTTTCAAGGGTTTAGTTCGCTTCCACGAGTTGGGATGATCCACCGAGGTGTAGATATCACGTATCCGAGTGTTAACCTTGCGTACAAGAAAAACGTGTTTGATGAGATTCATGGTTTTGATCCGTGGTTTAAAGAAGCAGAAGAGATTGATTTAAACTACCGCGCAGTTGAAGCAGGGTATACTCTTGTATATAATGAGAAAGTCATTGTATATCATCGTGCTCGAGAAACGTTTCTTGGGTTTATCAAACAGTCGTTTTGGTATGGTTTCGGGAGAAAAGAGTTGACGTTGAAACATGGTGATCTGTGGTCAGCATATGATCCGATCAAAATGGTTCAGGTGAAAAAGGATGAATCTCTCTGGAAACTCGTCCGTCTTGGTATTGCATTTTTTGGGTATATGTTTTGCCGTTTTATCGGGAAAAAAACCGAAACAAAAGAGCGGCTTCGTGCCTCTCAGGCAAGCGAACGATAA
- a CDS encoding GDP-mannose 4,6-dehydratase, whose protein sequence is MKYLVTGGAGFIGSNLVDTLMLEHPEKIVVIDNLRTGKKDFIKDHVMKKNFTFLKKDIKRVQSFPHETFDWVFHLAANADIRGGIHNTTVDLEENVIGTHCVLEFMRKHDCKKLVFASSSALYGETTVLPTPENVPDIKPISFYGASKIAAEHFISSYCSTYGMQSWMFRFANVVGKRCTHGVIPDFVAKLKKNPRELEILGDGNQTKSYFDVSDCVAGLINIPRVDTWVVAEAYNLANTETIKVKDLAPIVVDEMGLKNVKYRFTGGDRGWIGDVPVTILSFEKAKRAGWQTTISLEQTVRRTVRYLLDGI, encoded by the coding sequence ATGAAGTACCTTGTTACCGGCGGTGCAGGTTTCATCGGCAGTAATCTTGTCGATACACTCATGCTTGAACATCCTGAAAAAATCGTCGTGATCGATAATCTTCGAACCGGAAAAAAAGACTTTATTAAAGATCATGTTATGAAAAAGAATTTCACATTTCTGAAGAAGGATATTAAACGTGTTCAATCATTCCCTCACGAGACGTTTGACTGGGTGTTTCATCTCGCTGCAAATGCTGATATCCGCGGAGGAATCCATAATACCACAGTAGATCTTGAAGAAAACGTGATTGGCACACATTGTGTACTCGAATTTATGAGAAAACATGACTGTAAAAAATTGGTTTTCGCGTCAAGCTCTGCGTTGTATGGTGAAACCACAGTACTTCCAACACCAGAAAATGTTCCCGATATTAAGCCGATTTCTTTTTACGGTGCAAGTAAAATTGCTGCTGAGCATTTTATCTCCTCGTACTGCAGCACGTATGGGATGCAATCATGGATGTTTCGATTTGCTAATGTCGTCGGAAAACGATGTACCCACGGAGTAATCCCTGATTTTGTCGCAAAACTGAAGAAAAATCCTCGAGAACTTGAAATTCTTGGAGATGGAAATCAGACGAAATCATATTTTGATGTAAGTGATTGTGTTGCAGGTTTGATCAATATCCCCCGAGTTGATACATGGGTGGTCGCTGAGGCATATAATCTTGCAAACACTGAGACGATCAAGGTGAAAGATTTGGCACCAATTGTGGTTGATGAGATGGGGTTAAAAAACGTGAAATATCGATTTACTGGTGGTGATCGCGGTTGGATTGGTGATGTTCCTGTGACTATTCTTTCATTTGAAAAAGCAAAGAGGGCAGGATGGCAGACAACAATTAGTTTAGAGCAAACAGTAAGACGAACAGTTCGGTATTTGTTGGATGGCATATGA
- a CDS encoding GHMP kinase: MIISKTPFRISFAGGLSDLKEYYQHGFGAVVSSTINKYIYVTVNRKFDDKIRVSYSKTEIVDTVDQIQHPIVREALKLTQLDGGIEITTIADIPSGTGLGSSSSFAVGLLNALYTYKHEHKGAEVLAREAAHIEIDLLHEPIGKQDQYAAAYGGLNHIRFNADDTVFVNPIVLKKTVKAELDKNLLLFYTGVHRQARTILSESKNNMPYLSSEVDMIRDLAEEMAASLRQNDLSRFGEILHQAWEVKKKTGKVTNPEIDHLYEKARSAGALGGKILGAGGGGFLLMYCEQERQENVRRALAPLREEEFHLEPQGSRIIYVEG; the protein is encoded by the coding sequence ATGATTATCTCAAAAACACCGTTTCGGATTAGCTTTGCAGGTGGTCTTTCAGATTTGAAAGAGTATTATCAGCATGGTTTCGGTGCAGTCGTAAGTTCAACAATTAATAAGTATATCTATGTGACGGTGAACCGAAAATTTGATGATAAAATCCGAGTGAGTTATTCGAAGACTGAGATTGTCGATACGGTTGATCAGATTCAACATCCGATTGTCCGTGAAGCATTAAAGCTAACACAGCTTGATGGCGGCATCGAGATTACAACGATTGCAGATATTCCATCAGGAACTGGTCTTGGTTCATCCAGTAGTTTTGCTGTTGGTCTGCTCAATGCCTTGTACACCTATAAACATGAGCACAAAGGTGCTGAGGTGCTTGCCCGTGAGGCTGCTCATATTGAGATTGATCTGCTCCATGAACCAATTGGAAAGCAGGATCAATATGCCGCGGCATACGGTGGTTTGAACCATATCCGTTTTAACGCTGATGACACGGTTTTTGTGAATCCGATTGTGTTGAAAAAAACAGTTAAAGCAGAGCTTGATAAGAATCTGTTGTTGTTTTATACTGGTGTACATCGGCAGGCACGGACGATTTTATCTGAGAGTAAAAACAACATGCCGTATCTTTCATCAGAGGTTGATATGATACGTGACCTCGCTGAGGAGATGGCAGCATCACTGAGACAAAATGATCTCTCCCGGTTCGGTGAGATTTTACATCAGGCATGGGAAGTAAAGAAAAAAACCGGGAAGGTGACGAACCCTGAAATTGATCATTTGTATGAGAAAGCTCGATCTGCAGGTGCACTTGGCGGCAAAATTCTTGGTGCAGGCGGCGGTGGTTTCCTCCTGATGTATTGTGAACAGGAGAGACAGGAAAACGTTCGTCGTGCTCTTGCACCATTGCGAGAAGAAGAATTCCATCTCGAACCGCAAGGTAGTAGAATTATTTATGTGGAGGGATAA